From a single Bacillus gobiensis genomic region:
- a CDS encoding BrxA/BrxB family bacilliredoxin has protein sequence MSMAYEEYMRQLVIPMRQELTSAGFEELTSKEDVEEFMESVKGTTLVVVNSVCGCAAGLARPAATRALADSSKKPDHAVTVFAGQDKEATEKMREYFTGYEPSSPSMALLKDNQVVHFIPRHEIEGHEMETIMENIQSAFEAHC, from the coding sequence ATGTCTATGGCATATGAAGAATATATGCGCCAGCTCGTTATACCTATGAGGCAAGAGTTAACCTCAGCAGGGTTTGAAGAATTAACATCAAAAGAAGACGTGGAAGAATTTATGGAGTCGGTGAAAGGAACCACGCTCGTCGTAGTAAACTCTGTTTGCGGCTGTGCTGCTGGCTTAGCAAGACCAGCGGCGACAAGGGCTCTTGCTGACAGCAGTAAAAAACCTGACCACGCTGTTACTGTATTTGCAGGACAGGACAAAGAGGCAACTGAAAAAATGAGGGAATACTTTACAGGTTATGAGCCTTCATCTCCTTCAATGGCTCTTTTGAAAGACAATCAAGTGGTCCATTTTATTCCGCGCCATGAAATTGAAGGCCATGAGATGGAAACTATCATGGAAAATATTCAGTCCGCGTTTGAAGCACATTGCTAA
- the ilvD gene encoding dihydroxy-acid dehydratase — protein MEKDLRIRSKVISDDVKRAPNRAMLRAVGFKDEDFKKPMIGIASTWSEVTPCNMHIDELARSAKAGAKDAGGAPLIFNTITVADGISMGTEGMRYSLPSREVIADSIETVVGGESLDAFVAIGGCDKNMPGCMIAISRSEVPAVFVYGGTIAPGKLKEKDIDIVSVFEGVGKHNNHDIDDHELKQIECHACPGAGSCGGMYTANTMASAIEAMGMSLPGSSSNPAISAYKNADCKAAGEAVYKLLEKGIYPKDIMTKEAFENAITVVMALGGSTNAVLHLLAIAHAIKVDLTLDDFIRMQKKVPHIADLKPSGQYVMQDLHEAGGVPAVMKLLLEKGYLHGDCLTVTGKTVAENLAECEGLKEGQKVIYPLEAPLRKDGPLVVLRGNLAPEGALAKVSGLKVTKLTGPAKVYDTEEEATNAVLNDEIKPGDVLVIRYEGPKGGPGMPEMLSISAILVGKGLGKNVALLTDGRFSGGTHGLVVGHIAPEAQVGGPIALIQTGDMITVDSDNRVLNVALSDEELAERRKSFKAPELVKRGVLAKYARTVSCSSKGAVTDLFEEVPEKTPVK, from the coding sequence ATGGAAAAAGATTTGCGAATTCGCAGTAAAGTGATTAGTGATGATGTCAAGCGCGCTCCAAACCGGGCAATGCTTAGAGCCGTTGGTTTTAAGGACGAAGATTTCAAAAAACCGATGATTGGCATCGCAAGCACGTGGAGTGAAGTAACCCCGTGCAATATGCATATCGACGAGCTTGCCAGAAGCGCGAAAGCAGGCGCTAAGGATGCAGGGGGAGCACCTCTAATATTTAACACAATCACAGTAGCAGACGGTATTTCAATGGGAACCGAAGGCATGAGATATTCACTGCCAAGCCGTGAAGTCATTGCCGACAGCATTGAAACGGTTGTAGGCGGCGAAAGCTTAGATGCATTCGTGGCAATCGGAGGCTGTGACAAAAATATGCCAGGCTGTATGATTGCGATTTCGCGAAGCGAGGTTCCTGCTGTTTTTGTATATGGTGGAACGATCGCACCAGGAAAGCTGAAAGAAAAAGACATTGATATCGTTTCAGTATTCGAAGGAGTAGGAAAGCATAATAACCATGATATCGATGACCATGAATTAAAACAAATCGAATGCCATGCATGTCCAGGAGCCGGCTCTTGCGGTGGAATGTATACAGCCAATACGATGGCTTCTGCGATCGAAGCAATGGGAATGAGTCTTCCGGGAAGCTCATCTAATCCTGCAATTTCCGCTTATAAAAACGCGGATTGTAAAGCGGCAGGCGAAGCGGTGTACAAGCTCCTTGAAAAAGGAATCTATCCGAAAGATATCATGACAAAAGAAGCTTTTGAAAATGCGATCACAGTCGTTATGGCTTTAGGCGGCTCAACAAATGCCGTGCTACATTTACTAGCAATTGCACATGCTATAAAGGTTGACTTGACTCTTGATGACTTTATCCGGATGCAAAAGAAGGTTCCACACATTGCTGACCTGAAGCCGAGCGGACAGTATGTCATGCAGGATTTGCATGAAGCAGGCGGAGTTCCTGCTGTTATGAAACTGCTTTTAGAAAAGGGTTATTTGCACGGAGATTGCTTGACAGTAACCGGAAAAACAGTTGCCGAGAATTTAGCTGAATGTGAAGGTCTGAAGGAAGGACAGAAGGTCATTTATCCATTGGAAGCACCTTTGCGTAAGGACGGCCCTCTTGTTGTTCTGCGAGGTAATCTTGCTCCTGAAGGCGCGCTTGCTAAAGTATCTGGTTTGAAGGTGACCAAGCTGACAGGACCAGCAAAGGTTTATGATACAGAGGAAGAGGCAACAAACGCTGTTCTAAACGATGAAATTAAACCTGGTGATGTCCTTGTTATTCGCTATGAAGGACCAAAAGGCGGGCCTGGAATGCCGGAAATGCTTTCAATTTCTGCAATTCTCGTCGGAAAAGGACTTGGAAAAAATGTTGCTCTCTTGACAGATGGAAGATTTTCCGGAGGAACGCACGGTTTGGTCGTTGGCCATATTGCGCCGGAAGCACAGGTAGGCGGACCGATTGCGTTAATTCAAACAGGCGATATGATTACCGTTGATAGTGATAACAGAGTATTGAACGTGGCGTTGTCTGATGAGGAATTAGCAGAAAGAAGAAAATCGTTTAAAGCGCCTGAGCTTGTAAAACGCGGAGTCTTGGCGAAATATGCAAGAACGGTCTCATGCTCGTCAAAAGGTGCTGTAACTGATTTATTTGAAGAAGTACCGGAAAAAACTCCTGTAAAATAG
- a CDS encoding conserved virulence factor C family protein: MKITSIEPTPSPNTMKINLSEELPGGTSNNYKKEQMEHAPLIIQNILNVEGVKGVYHVADFLAVERNAKYDWKTILPNVRAAFNQDSEEEEAVTGTIDDSYGEVKVFVQMFNGIPIQVKLSDGEQEKRFGLPDRFQNAILKLKDTSPNVVLDRSWKEQGVRYGDFSDIGTDVVEELQAAYSDERLTQLAEAASSETPESKQPKRKSYKVTVGMMEEKDWKARYAHLDQMNPTSSDLPVLTMALNDEKTSIRRLATVYIGMLETEDILPLLYKAMEDKTVTVRRTAGDCLSDIGNPLAIPSMVKALKDPSKLVRWRAAMFLYEVGDETALEGLKAAEDDPEFEVSLQIKMAIERIEHGEEAKGSVWKQMTESRKQENNG, translated from the coding sequence ATGAAGATTACTTCTATTGAACCAACACCGAGCCCTAATACGATGAAAATTAATTTATCGGAAGAGCTGCCTGGCGGAACCAGTAATAATTATAAAAAAGAGCAAATGGAGCACGCACCTCTCATTATTCAAAATATATTAAACGTAGAAGGAGTTAAAGGAGTGTATCATGTTGCCGACTTCCTGGCAGTTGAAAGAAATGCAAAATACGATTGGAAAACGATTCTTCCTAACGTAAGAGCAGCCTTCAATCAGGATTCTGAAGAAGAGGAAGCAGTTACGGGTACAATCGATGATTCATATGGCGAAGTAAAGGTCTTTGTTCAAATGTTTAACGGAATTCCAATACAGGTGAAATTGTCAGATGGCGAGCAGGAAAAAAGGTTTGGACTTCCCGATCGATTCCAAAATGCCATTTTAAAACTAAAAGACACTTCTCCGAATGTTGTGCTAGATCGCAGCTGGAAAGAACAAGGAGTCAGATACGGAGATTTTTCAGACATCGGGACGGATGTTGTCGAAGAGTTACAGGCAGCATACAGTGATGAAAGGCTTACGCAGCTTGCAGAAGCAGCTTCATCCGAGACGCCGGAAAGCAAGCAGCCGAAAAGAAAATCGTACAAGGTTACTGTCGGTATGATGGAAGAGAAGGATTGGAAAGCAAGATATGCCCATCTCGACCAGATGAATCCTACAAGCTCGGACTTGCCTGTCCTTACTATGGCGTTAAACGATGAGAAAACTAGCATCAGAAGGCTTGCGACGGTCTATATCGGAATGCTTGAAACAGAGGATATTTTACCGCTGCTTTATAAAGCAATGGAAGATAAAACGGTAACCGTTAGAAGAACTGCCGGTGATTGCTTATCAGATATCGGTAATCCACTGGCGATTCCTTCAATGGTCAAAGCTTTGAAAGATCCCAGCAAGCTTGTTCGCTGGCGAGCTGCTATGTTTTTGTATGAAGTTGGCGACGAAACAGCACTTGAAGGTCTAAAAGCTGCCGAAGACGATCCGGAGTTCGAAGTGAGCCTCCAAATCAAAATGGCGATCGAACGCATTGAACATGGGGAAGAAGCGAAAGGCTCTGTATGGAAGCAAATGACTGAAAGCAGAAAACAAGAGAACAATGGATAG
- a CDS encoding glutathione peroxidase, producing the protein MSIYHISVQTIDGKEIKMEHYRGKVLLIVNTASKCGFTPQYKELQELYENYREEGLEILGFPCNQFMSQEPGSEEEIQEFCSLNYGVTFPLFKKIDVNGEKAHPLYKKLANDAKGVLGSKAIKWNFTKFLVDKQGETVKRYSPNTKPKELEKEIEALLSESVA; encoded by the coding sequence ATGTCAATTTATCACATATCTGTTCAAACGATTGACGGAAAAGAAATAAAGATGGAGCATTATAGGGGAAAGGTGCTTCTTATCGTCAATACGGCAAGCAAGTGCGGGTTCACGCCCCAATATAAAGAGCTTCAGGAGCTCTACGAAAACTACCGGGAAGAAGGTCTGGAAATACTCGGATTTCCCTGTAATCAATTTATGAGCCAAGAACCCGGGAGCGAAGAGGAAATTCAAGAATTTTGCAGCTTGAACTACGGAGTTACTTTTCCGCTGTTTAAAAAAATAGACGTCAATGGTGAGAAGGCTCATCCGCTTTACAAAAAATTAGCAAATGATGCAAAAGGAGTACTCGGTTCTAAAGCGATAAAGTGGAATTTCACAAAATTCCTGGTGGACAAACAGGGAGAAACAGTGAAGCGATATTCACCAAATACGAAGCCTAAGGAGCTTGAAAAGGAAATAGAAGCGTTATTGTCTGAGAGTGTAGCATGA